Proteins encoded within one genomic window of Thermodesulfobium sp. 4217-1:
- a CDS encoding ABC transporter substrate-binding protein: MNRRNFLAFLALSGTALLSGCGIPNLPKDSLVISLGSDPVTLNPILASDSASFSVIDFIFNGIIRLDENQKIQPDLAESIDILHSGLVYRVNLRKDVYFHDGVRLTADDVVFTYEKILDPKTNTVRRSDLIVDNVPIRIVKIDDFTVDFLLPGVFSPFMTNLGTGILPKHILQNQDINTTDFNRFPIGTGPFILKKWQVADKIFLGPNERYYQGKPLLESLIIKIIPDSNSQVFAYEAGEIDMVDLRPKDVAWIKEDPKSTLVSYPTKTYTYLGFNLKNQLFEDRGVREAIAVSIDKNALVKAVLMGYGEALNYPTCPLDWSYPEGLPYPEYNPERADELLDMAGWKRESDGLRHKNNLPFRFTCLIRQGSKDREMAGVIIQQYLEQRGIKMDLISLEWSSLLQRLTSEKKDFETTIMGWGLGMDPDPYGIWYSKEYPNGFNLVGYDNHEVDKLIILGRQTIDQEARKKIYRKVYEIIVHDQPYIFLWYPKSIVAYRNWVKGLSKPGPSGLMVYPERVYVERIES, translated from the coding sequence TTGAATAGAAGAAATTTTTTAGCATTTTTAGCTTTGTCTGGCACTGCGCTATTGTCTGGCTGCGGTATTCCAAACCTGCCAAAGGATAGTCTGGTCATCTCTTTGGGCAGCGACCCTGTAACCCTTAACCCCATACTTGCCTCTGATTCTGCATCATTTTCTGTCATCGATTTTATTTTTAATGGGATTATAAGATTAGATGAAAATCAAAAAATTCAACCAGATCTGGCTGAGAGCATAGATATTTTACACAGTGGCTTAGTATACAGAGTGAATCTGAGGAAAGACGTATATTTTCACGATGGCGTAAGACTGACTGCTGATGATGTGGTCTTTACATACGAGAAAATTCTCGATCCAAAGACAAATACAGTAAGAAGATCTGACCTAATAGTCGACAATGTGCCTATAAGAATTGTAAAAATTGATGATTTTACAGTAGATTTCCTTCTCCCGGGGGTATTTTCTCCATTTATGACGAATCTTGGCACAGGTATATTGCCAAAGCATATACTGCAAAATCAGGATATAAATACGACTGACTTTAACAGGTTTCCAATAGGGACAGGCCCCTTTATTCTGAAAAAGTGGCAGGTTGCTGACAAAATTTTTCTGGGACCAAATGAGAGATACTATCAAGGAAAGCCACTTTTAGAGTCTTTGATCATAAAAATAATACCTGACAGCAATTCGCAGGTTTTCGCGTACGAAGCTGGCGAGATAGATATGGTGGACCTTAGGCCAAAAGATGTGGCATGGATAAAAGAGGATCCAAAAAGCACACTGGTTTCATATCCTACGAAAACGTATACCTATCTGGGATTTAATTTGAAAAACCAATTATTTGAAGACAGAGGTGTTCGTGAGGCAATCGCAGTGTCGATCGACAAAAACGCTCTTGTAAAGGCTGTATTGATGGGCTATGGCGAGGCGCTAAACTACCCAACTTGTCCGCTTGATTGGTCTTATCCTGAAGGACTTCCTTATCCAGAATACAATCCTGAAAGAGCTGATGAGCTTCTTGATATGGCTGGATGGAAAAGAGAATCTGATGGCCTAAGGCATAAAAATAACCTGCCATTTAGGTTTACCTGTCTAATAAGACAGGGCAGCAAGGATAGAGAGATGGCTGGCGTAATTATTCAGCAGTACCTTGAACAAAGAGGAATAAAGATGGACTTGATTAGCCTGGAGTGGAGCAGTCTTTTGCAGAGGTTAACTTCAGAAAAAAAGGATTTTGAGACTACTATAATGGGCTGGGGTTTGGGGATGGATCCTGACCCTTACGGAATCTGGTATTCAAAAGAATATCCGAATGGATTTAACTTAGTTGGATATGACAATCATGAAGTGGACAAGCTGATAATATTGGGCAGGCAAACTATCGATCAAGAAGCAAGGAAGAAGATTTACAGAAAGGTTTATGAGATTATAGTTCACGATCAGCCATATATATTTCTTTGGTATCCGAAGAGCATCGTAGCTTATAGAAATTGGGTAAAAGGTCTTTCTAAACCAGGGCCATCTGGACTGATGGTGTATCCAGAGAGAGTATATGTCGAGAGGATTGAAAGTTAG
- a CDS encoding Ldh family oxidoreductase — protein MKIRFDQGKLVMWATDVLKKASMPEEDAKTTATILVKADLRGIETHGLARLPIYVERIQKGGINPKPDFKILKETPATTLIDADSAMGQVAGKFAMSKAIEKAKSTSVGISSVRNGNHFGIVAHYLEMAINNNMFGIATTNTSPLLAPFGGKKAVLGTNPIAFSFPGGEYHPIILDMASSVTSRGRIKIAQLNNEKIPLTWAVDERGIPTDDPNEALKGALLPFGAHKGYGLAVIGDILSSVLSGAGFLLQTGELYSEPAKPQNLGFFMMAVKLESFIDKDEFSQRITEFIKTIKESPKAEGTKEIFMPGEIEYIREVGNEKEGAPLGENVVKGLKDLGSSIGVEFNLEPKN, from the coding sequence TTGAAAATCAGATTCGATCAGGGAAAACTTGTAATGTGGGCTACAGATGTGCTGAAAAAGGCATCTATGCCAGAGGAAGACGCAAAAACCACAGCTACAATTCTTGTAAAAGCCGATCTTAGGGGAATAGAGACACACGGCCTTGCCAGACTGCCAATTTATGTTGAAAGAATACAAAAAGGTGGCATCAATCCGAAACCAGATTTCAAGATATTGAAAGAAACTCCAGCTACCACCCTCATTGACGCAGACAGTGCAATGGGTCAGGTCGCAGGCAAATTTGCTATGTCAAAAGCTATTGAAAAGGCAAAGAGCACCTCAGTAGGCATTTCATCAGTCAGGAATGGAAATCACTTTGGGATAGTAGCACACTACCTTGAAATGGCAATAAACAATAATATGTTTGGTATAGCCACTACAAACACATCTCCCCTCCTTGCGCCCTTTGGCGGTAAGAAAGCTGTTCTCGGAACCAACCCCATAGCCTTTAGCTTTCCAGGAGGCGAATATCACCCAATAATTCTTGATATGGCCTCTTCAGTTACTTCAAGAGGAAGAATCAAAATAGCCCAACTAAACAACGAAAAAATACCTCTCACCTGGGCTGTAGACGAAAGAGGAATTCCCACTGACGATCCAAACGAAGCCCTCAAAGGAGCTCTGTTGCCATTTGGAGCCCACAAGGGATATGGGCTGGCCGTCATTGGAGACATATTAAGCTCAGTATTGAGCGGAGCTGGCTTTCTGCTCCAGACAGGAGAGCTTTACAGTGAACCAGCAAAGCCGCAAAATCTCGGATTTTTTATGATGGCTGTTAAATTGGAATCATTCATAGACAAGGACGAATTCAGCCAGAGAATAACTGAATTTATTAAAACAATCAAAGAATCCCCCAAGGCAGAGGGCACAAAAGAAATATTTATGCCAGGAGAAATAGAATATATCAGAGAAGTAGGTAATGAAAAAGAAGGTGCCCCATTAGGAGAAAATGTAGTGAAGGGATTAAAAGACCTGGGAAGTTCAATAGGTGTAGAATTTAATCTCGAACCAAAAAATTAA
- a CDS encoding HEPN domain-containing protein — protein MHFVVIKALKTSEKPDEKWIGSLLDSLRRLRNKADYDGKHITEREFDYCIKDADEIKNWVLSQAKK, from the coding sequence GTGCACTTCGTTGTAATAAAAGCCTTGAAAACATCTGAGAAACCAGATGAAAAATGGATTGGCAGTCTTTTAGACAGCTTGAGGCGTTTAAGAAATAAAGCTGACTATGACGGCAAACACATAACTGAAAGAGAATTTGATTATTGTATAAAGGATGCAGATGAAATAAAGAATTGGGTTCTTTCTCAGGCTAAAAAATAG
- a CDS encoding phosphotransacetylase family protein, protein MKGLYFVSPESFVGKSTVLLGIARNLQAKGKKVSYFKPLGNLPTREEGLLTDEDAVSARKALGLSDPLDEMVPVVMTPDLAVLFLKSQVTDITKQVKESFEKLSSKNDIILVEGVGNFTEGKMYSLAPKDVVELLDLNVVIVAKCETDILADHILEAKEVFKDRLLGFVVTGGTQACREYHHRLLIPYLTGKGINFLGAIPQDETLKSISIRELVEVLNGEILCQEDKLDELVERFLVGAMSVDNALRYFRRVINKAVITGGDRSDIQMAALETPTKVLILTGNFYPSNVVLAKAEDAGVPIVLVKQDTLTVVELVERVFGRARIREEKKIQRATTMVEEFVDLKAISKALDL, encoded by the coding sequence ATGAAAGGGCTATACTTTGTATCACCAGAGTCGTTTGTTGGAAAGAGCACGGTGCTTTTGGGGATAGCAAGAAATCTCCAGGCAAAGGGTAAGAAGGTTTCATATTTTAAGCCTCTTGGCAATCTCCCAACAAGAGAAGAGGGTTTATTGACAGATGAAGATGCTGTTTCTGCACGTAAAGCGTTGGGCTTGAGTGACCCGCTTGACGAAATGGTGCCTGTTGTTATGACGCCTGATTTAGCTGTCCTGTTTCTAAAATCTCAGGTGACAGACATTACAAAACAGGTAAAAGAAAGCTTCGAAAAACTCTCTAGTAAGAATGACATCATTCTCGTAGAGGGAGTGGGTAACTTTACTGAGGGCAAAATGTACAGCCTTGCACCAAAAGATGTCGTTGAACTTCTCGACCTTAATGTGGTAATAGTCGCAAAATGTGAAACAGACATTCTTGCAGACCACATTCTTGAAGCGAAGGAAGTATTTAAAGACAGACTTTTAGGGTTCGTGGTAACTGGTGGAACTCAGGCTTGTAGGGAGTATCATCACAGGCTTCTGATACCATATCTTACAGGTAAGGGTATTAATTTCCTTGGGGCAATTCCTCAGGATGAGACCCTGAAGTCCATTAGTATTCGTGAGTTAGTAGAAGTATTAAATGGCGAGATACTCTGTCAAGAAGACAAGCTCGATGAGCTGGTTGAGAGGTTCCTTGTCGGCGCTATGAGTGTAGACAATGCTCTCAGATACTTTAGGAGAGTAATAAACAAAGCTGTGATAACGGGTGGGGATAGATCAGATATCCAGATGGCAGCTCTGGAGACCCCCACTAAAGTTCTAATATTAACTGGAAACTTTTATCCAAGCAACGTAGTTCTTGCAAAGGCTGAAGATGCAGGTGTGCCTATCGTTCTCGTAAAGCAGGACACCCTTACTGTGGTTGAGCTTGTTGAGAGAGTATTTGGTAGGGCTCGCATTAGAGAAGAAAAGAAAATTCAAAGGGCAACTACTATGGTAGAGGAATTCGTAGACTTAAAGGCTATTAGCAAAGCCCTTGATTTATAA
- the acs gene encoding acetate--CoA ligase alpha subunit, with protein sequence MDKMDMFFKPKSIAIIGASSEEKKLGYAVLKNVIDGGYNGNIYPINPKSDSILGYKCYKSVLDIPEDIELAVFVIPSKFVNPVMKECAQKNVKGAIVITAGFKETGVEGAKLERELKDIIKSNNIRLVGPNVLGLIDTHNNINASFASFMPKKGNIGFISQSGAFATAIMDWAAANDIGFSKFISIGNKADVNEVDLLDVLKDDKDTDVILMYLESIDNGSLFMDIAYKTSKVKPVIVLKSGTTAAGAKAATSHTGSLAGSDQAYTSAFKQCGVIRASTVEDLFDLAIGFAYQPLLNGSNIAIVTNAGGPGIMASDAIENSGLNIATISSDIVEKLRANLPSAAAVYNPVDVLGDALADRYEFALDNVLKDKGVDGVMVILTPQVYTQAMETAESIVKVKDPSKPVFSIFMGGKTIAPAASYLMGKSVPNYSFPERAGFVFKSMYERKIWLNKPEPVYKKFDSNFDVAAKSLRSQDRHKRPSLGDWEVREVFEGYGFNLPKTLLATTSLEASDFSAELGFPVVMKIASPDILHKTDVGGVKVGLKNKDEVIRAFDDIMISARRYFPDAEIWGVSVQQMLPAGKDVIIGSVKDPQFGHMIMFGLGGIYVEVLKDVSFRIAPISEIDARNMIREIKSFKMLAGARGEKGVDQNAIVDAILRVSNLVTDFPEIVELDINPLRVFEEGAVAIDMRLTVGGGTE encoded by the coding sequence ATGGACAAAATGGATATGTTTTTTAAACCAAAGTCTATTGCCATAATTGGCGCATCAAGTGAAGAAAAGAAGTTAGGTTATGCGGTGTTAAAAAACGTAATAGATGGAGGATATAATGGCAATATCTATCCTATTAACCCAAAGTCAGATTCTATATTGGGTTACAAGTGTTACAAAAGCGTTCTGGATATCCCTGAGGATATAGAGCTTGCTGTATTTGTGATACCTTCGAAATTCGTAAATCCTGTTATGAAGGAGTGCGCACAGAAAAATGTTAAGGGCGCAATAGTTATCACAGCAGGATTTAAAGAGACTGGCGTAGAGGGCGCAAAGCTCGAAAGGGAGCTAAAAGATATAATTAAATCAAATAATATTAGGCTTGTGGGACCAAATGTTCTGGGTCTAATAGACACACACAACAATATAAACGCATCGTTTGCTTCATTTATGCCCAAAAAGGGAAATATTGGTTTTATATCTCAGTCTGGAGCTTTTGCAACTGCAATTATGGATTGGGCTGCCGCTAACGATATAGGCTTTTCGAAATTTATCAGCATTGGAAACAAGGCTGATGTAAACGAAGTCGACCTTTTAGACGTGCTAAAAGATGATAAAGATACCGATGTTATCTTGATGTACCTTGAAAGCATTGACAATGGCAGTCTTTTTATGGACATTGCATATAAAACTTCCAAAGTAAAACCCGTCATAGTCCTAAAGTCTGGCACAACTGCCGCTGGCGCAAAGGCTGCAACAAGCCATACAGGTTCGCTTGCTGGCTCCGATCAGGCATACACCTCTGCTTTTAAACAGTGTGGTGTTATAAGGGCGTCTACCGTAGAAGATCTATTTGATCTTGCTATTGGTTTTGCCTATCAGCCGCTGTTGAATGGAAGTAACATCGCTATTGTTACCAATGCAGGCGGTCCTGGTATCATGGCTTCTGATGCAATAGAAAACTCTGGGCTAAACATTGCAACCATTTCAAGTGATATTGTAGAGAAATTGAGGGCAAATCTGCCTTCTGCTGCTGCAGTCTACAATCCTGTAGATGTCTTGGGGGATGCGCTTGCTGATAGATATGAATTTGCGCTTGACAATGTTTTAAAGGATAAGGGTGTGGATGGTGTTATGGTTATTCTCACACCTCAGGTTTACACTCAGGCAATGGAGACTGCTGAGAGCATTGTAAAGGTGAAGGATCCAAGCAAGCCAGTCTTTTCTATATTTATGGGCGGCAAGACTATTGCCCCTGCTGCATCATATTTGATGGGGAAGAGCGTTCCAAACTATTCATTTCCTGAAAGAGCGGGATTCGTCTTCAAGTCTATGTACGAAAGAAAAATTTGGTTAAATAAGCCTGAACCAGTTTACAAAAAATTTGATTCAAATTTTGACGTAGCTGCAAAATCTCTAAGGTCTCAGGATAGGCATAAAAGGCCAAGTTTGGGCGATTGGGAGGTAAGAGAGGTTTTCGAAGGGTATGGGTTTAATCTTCCCAAAACTCTTCTTGCTACTACCAGTCTGGAAGCAAGTGATTTTTCTGCCGAATTAGGGTTTCCTGTCGTTATGAAGATAGCATCTCCTGATATTTTGCACAAAACTGATGTGGGCGGTGTAAAAGTAGGGCTTAAAAATAAAGATGAAGTAATCAGGGCTTTTGACGACATTATGATATCTGCCAGAAGGTATTTTCCCGATGCTGAGATCTGGGGAGTATCAGTCCAGCAGATGCTTCCTGCTGGCAAAGACGTCATAATCGGCTCGGTTAAAGATCCGCAATTTGGACATATGATTATGTTTGGTCTTGGTGGCATTTACGTCGAGGTCTTAAAGGATGTTTCTTTTAGGATCGCTCCCATTTCTGAGATCGATGCAAGAAATATGATCAGAGAAATTAAATCTTTTAAAATGTTGGCAGGCGCAAGGGGAGAAAAAGGCGTTGATCAAAATGCGATTGTTGATGCTATACTAAGGGTATCAAATTTGGTTACCGATTTCCCCGAAATTGTGGAATTGGATATCAATCCACTTAGGGTGTTTGAAGAGGGTGCGGTAGCAATTGATATGAGATTAACCGTTGGAGGTGGGACAGAATGA
- a CDS encoding FAD-binding oxidoreductase, with product MLKSEKIEKNLCDKNIPFKDETPYSIIYPESNKDVLEALLWADKEKIPVVPRGSMSSLSGGSTAAKDSLVIDFSKMNKIVEMDTHDLVLTVEPGAKLKDIYSEVEGSGLYFPIDSFSSYNGTAGGAAGENYQGMRFAKYGDTRLNTMQIEFVTPVHGIVTLGGKTVKNVSGYDAKIAWIGSEGALGIFTRLMYKLMPLPEKRLAMTLPFDSINDFFNFKKEFDSLKIFASALDLMSNKVAGYLSECSSKYAAFILIEGRELEVERLKQTILKFGKSSKIKTFEGNDFDTIYKGRLSMGDVALENKLLADDVTLSLRSCPDFLNFIVEKNYDFLFHAQDGGILVFRTNLPDENDEIYKMVLEQNGSLVAERQLGVQMKRKLFLEKAGSVYRDLMNSLKKSVDPNFILAPDRYVY from the coding sequence TTGCTTAAGTCTGAAAAGATAGAGAAAAACTTGTGTGATAAGAATATTCCCTTCAAGGATGAAACGCCCTATTCAATAATCTATCCCGAAAGCAACAAAGACGTTCTGGAAGCCCTGCTTTGGGCAGACAAGGAAAAGATTCCTGTTGTGCCGCGTGGATCGATGAGCAGTTTGTCGGGTGGAAGCACTGCGGCAAAAGATTCATTGGTTATTGATTTTTCTAAGATGAACAAGATAGTGGAGATGGACACTCATGACCTTGTGCTTACTGTGGAACCTGGAGCAAAGTTAAAGGATATTTATTCTGAGGTTGAAGGCTCTGGTCTTTACTTTCCTATCGACTCATTTTCGTCTTACAATGGTACTGCTGGTGGGGCAGCAGGTGAAAATTATCAGGGTATGAGATTCGCAAAATATGGGGATACTAGATTAAATACAATGCAGATTGAATTCGTTACTCCTGTACACGGCATTGTAACCTTAGGCGGCAAAACGGTTAAAAATGTTTCTGGATATGATGCAAAGATAGCATGGATTGGCAGCGAGGGAGCCTTGGGCATATTTACCAGATTAATGTATAAGCTGATGCCTCTCCCTGAAAAAAGATTGGCAATGACTTTGCCATTTGACTCAATTAATGACTTTTTCAACTTTAAAAAGGAATTTGATTCCTTGAAGATATTTGCGAGCGCACTTGATCTGATGAGCAACAAAGTTGCTGGCTATCTTTCTGAGTGCAGCTCAAAATATGCAGCCTTTATTCTGATCGAGGGCAGAGAGCTTGAGGTGGAAAGGCTGAAACAGACGATATTGAAGTTTGGGAAGTCATCTAAGATAAAGACCTTTGAAGGAAATGATTTTGACACTATATATAAGGGCAGACTTAGTATGGGAGATGTGGCCTTAGAGAATAAGTTATTAGCAGATGACGTGACGCTATCTCTCAGATCCTGTCCTGATTTTTTGAATTTCATAGTTGAGAAAAATTATGACTTTTTATTTCATGCTCAGGATGGAGGAATACTTGTTTTTAGAACCAATCTACCAGACGAAAATGATGAAATTTACAAGATGGTTCTGGAACAAAATGGTTCGTTGGTTGCAGAAAGGCAGTTGGGCGTTCAAATGAAGAGAAAATTGTTTCTGGAAAAGGCTGGCAGTGTTTATAGGGATTTGATGAACTCTTTAAAGAAGTCAGTAGATCCAAATTTCATTCTGGCTCCTGATAGGTATGTTTATTAA
- a CDS encoding (Fe-S)-binding protein, which translates to MTTSNDKTLPLIEGYYEEQIIQCMKCGMCQSTCPVYYEDSLETGCARGKLALSEALLHGKLEPNHKIEMIFNKCLLCHACAQACPVGLSPDKVFAAARAEMVKRYDMPWIKSVIYRKLLGQGKLSSLTGAISLANRLKLFSLARSLSIPKMLGKSVERLSFIDLPDIPSRPFMDRFPEVLEPKAKPIGTVGYFVGCAQNSVFQDVAEASVNVLLSLGYRVIIPKGQGCCGFPHYGAGDFETLKQKIAQNSSVFKKHKLDAIIISCATGGSGLKDVYPEITKQDDITTLGAKVYDVSEFLAQKHLKDLKKMMPKNTKEKIKVTYHDACHLNRLQGVASQPRDLLNIMPSYEFVEMENSTKCCGEGGGFTVYYQEISTNVANRKRETIKNTGAKIVALGCPGCRAQISGALKQDGLNIDTRHTVCLLWDEIKKSNGK; encoded by the coding sequence TTGACTACATCTAATGATAAAACTTTGCCACTAATAGAAGGATATTATGAAGAACAGATAATTCAATGTATGAAATGCGGAATGTGTCAGAGCACTTGTCCTGTATATTATGAAGATTCACTTGAAACTGGTTGCGCTAGGGGTAAACTCGCTCTTTCAGAGGCACTGTTGCACGGCAAATTGGAACCAAATCATAAAATTGAGATGATATTTAACAAGTGTCTGCTTTGTCACGCTTGCGCCCAAGCCTGTCCGGTGGGGCTCTCTCCTGACAAGGTTTTTGCAGCGGCGCGCGCTGAAATGGTAAAGAGATATGATATGCCCTGGATTAAGTCTGTGATATATAGAAAACTTTTGGGTCAGGGAAAGCTGTCTTCATTGACTGGCGCTATTTCTCTTGCGAACAGATTGAAGCTTTTTAGTCTTGCAAGGTCTTTATCTATCCCCAAGATGCTTGGCAAGAGCGTGGAAAGGCTTTCTTTTATAGACTTGCCAGATATTCCATCCAGGCCATTTATGGACAGATTCCCTGAGGTTCTTGAGCCCAAGGCGAAGCCAATAGGCACGGTGGGATATTTTGTGGGCTGTGCGCAAAACAGCGTTTTCCAGGATGTTGCTGAGGCCTCGGTGAACGTGCTCCTTTCTTTGGGCTATAGGGTGATAATCCCAAAGGGCCAAGGTTGCTGTGGGTTTCCGCATTATGGAGCAGGAGATTTTGAAACCTTGAAGCAAAAAATAGCTCAAAATTCAAGTGTTTTTAAAAAACACAAATTGGATGCAATCATAATTTCTTGTGCCACTGGCGGATCAGGTTTAAAAGATGTCTATCCTGAGATTACAAAACAAGATGATATTACTACACTGGGCGCAAAGGTTTACGACGTATCTGAATTTTTGGCTCAAAAACATCTAAAAGACTTAAAAAAGATGATGCCGAAAAACACAAAGGAAAAGATTAAGGTGACCTATCATGATGCCTGCCACCTCAATAGGCTTCAGGGCGTGGCAAGCCAACCAAGAGACCTCTTAAACATAATGCCATCTTATGAATTTGTTGAGATGGAAAACTCTACGAAGTGCTGCGGAGAGGGAGGTGGATTTACCGTTTATTATCAGGAGATATCTACCAACGTAGCAAATAGGAAGAGAGAGACCATAAAGAATACTGGTGCAAAGATAGTGGCACTTGGATGTCCGGGATGCAGGGCACAGATATCGGGCGCTCTTAAGCAAGATGGCCTAAACATAGACACAAGGCATACAGTTTGTCTTTTGTGGGATGAGATTAAAAAGTCAAACGGCAAATAA
- a CDS encoding FAD-linked oxidase C-terminal domain-containing protein yields the protein MIDKNIITELENIVGKSNVLTDPSDLMLYSYDATQFYRVPDLVVVVHNSDEVSKIVKLTRKNNVNLYPRGSGTNLSGGSIPADGGIVIELNRLNKILDIDVQNRIAVVEPGVVAATLDAEVSKKGLFYPPDPGSIAVATIGGCVAEGAGGLRALKYGTTKDYIIGLEVVLPNGDILQTGSLALRGSPGFDLTHLFVGSEGTLGIITKIAVRLIYPAKARKTFLIMYDSVGLAGTAVAKIIENKIIPSTMEFLDKITINAVEDFKKIGLPRDIEALLLIEIDGEAEDVEASAKILEDVCMKVGARSISVAKDDAQRLDLMEARRSALPVLARLKPTTILEDATVPRSKVPEMLEKIHDIQGKYDLMIGSFGHAGDGNLHPTILVDRRNKEEMKKVDMAIKEIFDYCIDLGGTLTGEHGIGIVKAPFMEKEFKKEGLSLFRDIKKALDPDNKLNPNKVVGAKEVHLDYI from the coding sequence ATGATTGATAAAAATATTATAACTGAACTCGAAAATATTGTTGGTAAATCAAATGTGTTGACTGATCCGAGCGATCTGATGCTTTATTCTTATGATGCTACCCAATTTTATAGAGTTCCAGACTTAGTCGTAGTAGTTCACAATTCTGATGAGGTATCTAAGATAGTAAAGCTAACAAGAAAAAATAATGTAAACCTATATCCGAGGGGATCGGGGACAAATCTGAGTGGAGGCTCTATCCCAGCAGATGGCGGCATTGTAATTGAATTGAACAGGCTAAACAAGATTTTAGATATAGACGTTCAGAATAGAATAGCTGTTGTAGAGCCAGGCGTGGTTGCTGCCACTCTTGATGCTGAGGTTTCTAAAAAGGGACTCTTTTACCCGCCTGATCCAGGAAGCATCGCAGTTGCAACTATCGGAGGGTGTGTAGCTGAGGGTGCAGGAGGCCTTAGAGCGCTGAAATATGGCACTACAAAGGATTATATTATAGGCTTGGAGGTAGTATTGCCAAATGGCGATATTTTGCAGACAGGGAGCCTTGCTCTCAGGGGATCTCCTGGGTTTGATCTGACCCATCTTTTTGTGGGCTCAGAAGGAACTCTTGGGATTATAACCAAAATTGCTGTTAGACTTATTTATCCTGCTAAAGCAAGAAAAACCTTTTTGATAATGTATGACAGTGTGGGTTTGGCAGGAACAGCAGTTGCGAAAATAATAGAGAACAAGATTATTCCTTCAACAATGGAATTTTTAGATAAGATAACTATAAATGCGGTAGAAGACTTTAAAAAAATCGGGCTCCCCAGGGATATTGAGGCGCTACTTCTCATAGAGATAGATGGAGAGGCTGAAGACGTAGAAGCCTCAGCGAAAATTCTTGAGGACGTATGTATGAAGGTAGGGGCAAGATCTATTTCTGTAGCTAAGGATGATGCCCAAAGGCTGGATCTTATGGAGGCAAGAAGATCCGCCCTGCCAGTTTTGGCAAGACTTAAACCCACTACCATATTAGAGGATGCTACCGTGCCAAGGAGCAAGGTCCCCGAAATGCTTGAGAAGATTCACGATATTCAAGGTAAATATGATCTGATGATAGGGAGCTTTGGTCACGCTGGAGACGGCAACCTTCATCCAACTATTTTGGTTGACAGAAGAAACAAAGAAGAGATGAAGAAGGTAGATATGGCTATCAAGGAGATATTTGATTACTGTATCGATTTAGGCGGCACTTTGACTGGTGAACACGGAATAGGCATTGTAAAGGCTCCTTTTATGGAAAAAGAATTTAAGAAAGAAGGACTTAGCCTTTTCAGGGACATAAAGAAAGCACTCGATCCTGATAACAAATTAAATCCAAACAAGGTTGTAGGTGCTAAGGAGGTTCATCTTGACTACATCTAA
- a CDS encoding ubiquinone/menaquinone biosynthesis methyltransferase translates to MPKKELVLETFSKISNVYDHMNDIMTLGMHRDWKNLLIKETFKFCKGSDVLDIGSGTGDLVFLINKKYPEVKKIVALDINDNMLKKLEHKIIKNNIKNIEIIKSFAEDLPFENESFGAVVSSYTVRNLEDIESSFKEIYRVIKGPGVFGFLELSEPSILKGPFWFYMDKILPFFGKRIGCKEQYEYLGKSLRAFLTPEKIALLLKSVGFKKVYIAKVCAGVSTIYIAVK, encoded by the coding sequence TTGCCAAAAAAAGAATTGGTTTTAGAAACTTTTTCTAAAATATCAAATGTCTACGATCATATGAACGATATTATGACGTTGGGCATGCATAGAGATTGGAAAAATTTGCTAATCAAAGAAACGTTTAAATTTTGTAAAGGTTCAGACGTTCTTGATATAGGCAGCGGTACTGGCGATCTGGTTTTTTTGATTAATAAGAAGTATCCAGAAGTGAAAAAAATAGTAGCTCTTGACATAAACGATAATATGCTCAAAAAACTGGAACACAAGATAATAAAAAATAATATAAAAAATATAGAAATTATAAAATCATTTGCTGAAGATCTGCCCTTTGAAAACGAGTCTTTTGGAGCAGTCGTATCTTCATATACTGTAAGAAATCTTGAGGATATAGAGAGCTCTTTTAAGGAGATCTACAGAGTAATAAAAGGACCTGGTGTCTTTGGATTTCTTGAACTTTCTGAACCAAGTATTCTTAAGGGTCCATTTTGGTTCTATATGGATAAAATTTTGCCATTTTTTGGGAAAAGAATAGGCTGCAAAGAACAATATGAATATCTCGGGAAATCTCTTAGAGCTTTTTTGACTCCTGAGAAGATTGCCCTTTTGTTAAAGAGTGTAGGGTTTAAAAAAGTATATATAGCTAAGGTTTGCGCGGGGGTTAGCACCATATATATCGCAGTAAAGTAG